One genomic window of Polyangium aurulentum includes the following:
- a CDS encoding JAB domain-containing protein: protein MNSEIYTPARLGPFVDRWSTRRRKKRKPALPPAPTPHQSTLETPAAPALDVGADEDAALLERILGCSHEQAARLLAGAGSLVRLARFGVDDLVALTGASRAEAERIAAACELGRRGLVQEARPAGPQLGAAAIARWFRLRIGGLFVQEIWIAGLDEAGALRGACRVSRCDVHGAGLDAGVAVRKALDMRVKTAILVHNHPSADLAVTPDDLRFTLRVHRAALSADVRLADSILVGPTSGYASMAEQGVLPGSI from the coding sequence ATGAACTCGGAGATCTACACTCCCGCGCGCCTCGGCCCGTTTGTCGATCGCTGGTCCACAAGGCGCAGGAAGAAGCGAAAGCCGGCCCTGCCGCCCGCCCCCACGCCGCACCAGAGCACGCTGGAGACACCGGCCGCTCCCGCGCTCGACGTCGGCGCCGACGAGGATGCGGCCCTGCTCGAGCGCATCCTCGGCTGCTCACACGAACAGGCGGCGCGCTTACTCGCGGGGGCCGGCTCGCTCGTGCGCCTCGCCCGGTTCGGCGTCGACGACCTGGTCGCGCTCACGGGCGCCTCGCGCGCCGAAGCCGAGCGGATCGCGGCGGCCTGTGAGCTTGGTCGCAGAGGGCTCGTCCAGGAGGCGCGCCCTGCGGGGCCACAGCTCGGCGCTGCGGCCATCGCGCGCTGGTTTCGCCTCCGCATCGGCGGGCTGTTCGTGCAGGAGATCTGGATCGCCGGGCTCGACGAGGCCGGCGCGCTGCGGGGCGCGTGCCGTGTCTCGCGGTGCGACGTGCACGGCGCGGGGCTCGACGCGGGCGTCGCCGTGCGCAAGGCCCTCGACATGCGGGTGAAGACCGCGATCCTCGTGCACAACCACCCGAGCGCGGACCTCGCAGTCACGCCCGATGATCTGCGCTTCACGCTGCGCGTACACCGCGCCGCCCTGTCCGCCGACGTGCGCCTCGCCGACTCCATCCTGGTGGGACCCACGAGCGGCTACGCATCCATGGCGGAGCAGGGCGTGCTTCCGGGCAGCATTTGA
- the smpB gene encoding SsrA-binding protein SmpB, protein MGSKEASSGEKLIVRNRRAGFEYELGDRFEAGIVLIGSEVKMLRDGKADLSDAWCAIVKDEAFLHGMNIPEMPGAAFGHEAKRSRKLLLHTEEIERIRKAVEREGMTVAATRLYFKGGRAKVEIALAKGKKAADKRHAVKEREADREARAAMGRGRRGE, encoded by the coding sequence GTGGGATCGAAGGAAGCGAGCAGCGGCGAGAAGCTCATCGTCCGCAACCGGCGGGCCGGCTTCGAGTACGAGCTCGGCGACCGCTTCGAGGCCGGGATCGTGCTCATCGGCAGCGAAGTGAAGATGCTGCGCGACGGCAAGGCGGATCTGTCGGACGCCTGGTGCGCGATCGTGAAGGACGAGGCGTTCCTGCACGGGATGAACATCCCGGAGATGCCGGGCGCGGCGTTCGGGCACGAGGCCAAGCGCAGCCGCAAGCTCTTGCTGCACACCGAGGAGATCGAGCGCATCCGCAAGGCCGTGGAGCGCGAGGGCATGACCGTGGCGGCGACGCGCCTGTACTTCAAGGGCGGCCGGGCGAAGGTCGAGATCGCGCTCGCCAAGGGCAAGAAGGCGGCAGACAAGCGCCATGCGGTGAAGGAGCGGGAGGCCGATCGCGAGGCCCGCGCCGCCATGGGCCGCGGCCGCAGGGGTGAGTGA